A stretch of the Perca flavescens isolate YP-PL-M2 chromosome 10, PFLA_1.0, whole genome shotgun sequence genome encodes the following:
- the LOC114562639 gene encoding catechol O-methyltransferase — MWLVFLSVPLLPAFIMVSSRYRVKVAALGHRALAWALRLVRGRVCVRSTHAFVFSKCTHGKVDSVLETFDLYTDTHPSLCISPQIGEALDEAVRRVRPSQVLELGMHCGYSSVRLLRLLPSAGRLITVELDPLTAELGEEIILVAGFKHSQFQVLTSSSAEAILTLRSVLELNQEASEGLDLVLMDHDPQQYLPDLLALERDELLCPSGCSILLIYRNQRAGDLREILSYIRARPDCYCIKSMLQFTTEIIYQKESIRVDRVSRM; from the exons atgtggctcGTGTTCCTTTCTGTCCCGCTGCTTCCTGCCTTCATCATGGTATCCAGTCGGTATCGTGTCAAAGTTGCCGCGCTGGGACACCGAGCTCTGGCCTGGGCGCTGAGGCTGGTGCgagggagagtgtgtgtaaGGAGCACCCATGCCTTCGTGTTTTCCAAATGCACCCATGGCAAAGTTGACAGCGTCCTGGAGACCTTTGACCTTTACACCGACACACACCCCTCCCTCTGCATCAGTCCACAGATTG GTGAAGCATTGGATGAAGCGGTGAGGCGTGTCCGTCCCTCCCAGGTGTTGGAGCTGGGGATGCACTGCGGCTACAGTTCTGTCcgcctgctgcgtctgctgccctctgctggcaGACTGATCACAGTGGAGCTGGACCCGCTCACAGCAGAGCTAGGGGAGGAAATCATACTGGTGGCTGGCTTCAAACACTCCCAG TTCCAGGTGTTGACATCTAGCTCGGCCGAGGCCATCTTAACTTTGCGTTCAGTTCTTGAGCTTAATCAAGAAGCTAGTGAAGGGCTCGATCTGGTACTGATGGACCATGACCCCCAGCAGTACCTTCCAGACCTGCTGGCTCTGGAGAGAGACGAGCTCCTCTGCCCCTCTGGCTGCTCCATCCTTCTGATCTACAGGAACCAAAGAGCCGGAGATCTCAGAGAAATCCTGAGTTATATCAGAGCGAGGCCCGACTGCTACTGCATCAAGTCAATGCTTCAGTTTACGACGGAGATTATCTACCAAAAGGAAAGCATAAGGGTAGATAGGGTTAGCAGAATGTAA